From the genome of Maridesulfovibrio ferrireducens:
AATAGTCACACCTGAGCCTAGCGAATCTTTGTATAAACCTTCAGCAAATGTTCTGGCTACTTCTGTAGCAAACGCTGTAGGAAGACGGGCTTTAGGCGTTATTCTGACAGGTATGGGGAATGACGGTCGGGATGGTATTCGGGATCTGAAAAGTAAGGGAGGAAGGGCGATAGCCCAGAGTGATTCTTCCTGTGTCGTTTACGGCATGCCTAAGGCTATTGTTGATGATGGGCTTGCCGACGAAATTGTTGATATTGATGATATGGCTGAAGCTATTATCAATAATCTTTATTTGTAATTCGAAGAGTCGGAAGTCGTGCAACCGTAAGCTGCCTTGCGGCTTTCGAAAACATGAGGAATAGGCAATGACGGACTGTGCGAAAGTTATTGAAGATCTGAAAAATGAAGACAATGAGATTGTCCGCGAAGCTGCTTTTCAAGCCGGAGAATTCGGTTGTGAGGAAGCTGTGCCTTTGCTGGCTGAGCTTTTAAAGACCAGTCATTTGGGTCTGCAGGAAGCGGCCGATCATGCACTTCGTCATATAGGTGGCAAAAAAACTGTACAGGCAGTTGTTCCTTTGCTGCGTTCCGATGACGCTCCAGTCAGAAACCTGTCTATGGATATATTACGCGAAGTAGGCGCGCAGGATTTTCCTTCGCTCGTTGCTCTGGTTCATGATGATGATCCGGATATAAGAATTTTTGCTACTGATATTTTGGGCTCTTCCGATAGTTTTATGGCTGTTGAGCCTCTTTGTGACGCCCTGCTTAAAGACCCGGAGGTCAACGTTCGTTATCAGGCTGCTGTCAGCCTCGGCGATCTTGAAAATCCGGCTGCGGCCAAGTGTCTCAACAAAGCTATGCTGGATGATGAATGGGTCCAGTATGCGGTAATCGAAGCTCTTGCCAAGATTAAGCATTCCAGTTCCGTTGACGCTTTGGTTAAAGCTTTGAACACCAGTTCTGACCTTGTTGCTTCTATGATTATTGATGCTCTGGGCGAAGTCGGTAATATTAAAGCGGTTACGATGCTTTTGCGTCACCTTGATACTTCTCCTACAGCATTACGTAATAAGATTGTTAAGGCCATTGTCGGAATTCTTGGCGGAAAATCTCTTAAACTTTTATCTGCAACTGAGCGTGAGAAGTTAAGAGAATATATGCTTATTGCACTTAAAGATGAAGATGAAGAGATTCAGGATGCTGCAATAACCGGTCTGAGCTTTGTCGGTGGTGAAAAGGCCACAGATGAGGTTCTTAAGCTGGCAAGTGAGCTTGATCCTGATCGCGATCGAGACAGGCTGTCTGAAATAATTGAGAACCTGTCTAATTTAACTATGAACCCCGCTCTGGTTAATGCTGTAAATAACGGCAATTTTAAGAAGGCTGCGATTGCTATAGATGTTTTGTCCAGACTTGAAGGAAGGGAAGTTGCTCAGGTTTTGATGGATGCTTTTGAAGGCAAGGAAAGAGATCTTAAACGCGGAATTCTGGATGCTCTGGTGAAGACTGCCGGTGAAGAGGCTAAGGACTTTTTTGTAGGAGTCCTGGAGAATGAGCAGGATGGAACCATGCTTAAGGCTGCGATCTATTTCTTAGGTCAGAAGCTTGGAGTCAAGGACGAATCCGATAAAATTTTTGCGTTGCTTAGTCATTCTTATGACGATGTTAAAGAAGCCGCTCTTGATGCTTGTGTGTCCATCGGAGGGGATGATATTAACCAGAAGTTTATTGATTTGTTTAACAGTGAAGAACCAATCGAAAGACTTATGTCCGTTTACGCGATGGGTAAGCTTGATGCTGCCGGTAATCTGGAGCTTATTCAGCAGGCCCTTGAAGATGAGTTGCCGGATATCAGAAAAATTGCCCTTGAGGCTTTGACTGACTGTGCGGCGGGTATGGATAATTTGTCTTTGGTTGTTTCCCGTTTGAATGATGAGAACAGGGATGTAAGACTTACTGTTATCGAGTTGATGGGCAAATGCTATCAACCTGAAGTTATACCTTATATAGTTCAGGCGTTGCAGGACGATGATGACTGGGTTCAGATTCGTGCTGCGGAAGCTCTAGGGAATCATCGCGAGCAAGATGCTCTGCCTCACCTTATTCCTAAACTGGACTCTCCTAATAAGCTTGTTGTTTTGAAAGTAATTGAAGCGTTGGGTGCAATAGGTGGAACTCTCGCATTTCAGGCTTTGCTTGAAGCTTCAAACGCCGGTGGTGATCCTGAAATAATGCAGGCCGCGGAAGAGGCTATTTTTAAAATTCAAGAAAAGCAAGGAGATAGAAATTAGATGTCTTCTCTGTTTTCAAAGACTATCTCACTTCGAAAAGAGTTAAAAATTTCTGATCTGGAATTTACCCAGTTAAGAGATTTTATATATGATCAGGCTGGAATTTTTATTGCAGTGAATCGTAAATATCTGCTTGAAAATCGTCTTGCCAATCGTTTGAAAGAGCTGAATTTGAAGACCTTTGGTGAGTATTATTATTTTTTACAGTATGATTCAGGGCGGAAGCTAGAACTTAATAAGCTTTTTGAAGTTATTACTACCAATGAAACTAGTTTTTACAGGAATCCTCCACAGCTGAAAGTTTTTCAGACTAAGGTTTTACCCGATGTTCTGGATAACCTTCGCAAGCTGAACAGGAAACGCCTTCGCATCTGGTCTGCCGGTTGTTCTACAGGTGAAGAGCCGTATACTCTTGCTATGATTATCAGTGAGGTTCTCGGCGCTGAACTTAAAAGTTGGAATATTAAGATTACTGCTAACGATTTGTCTGAAAGAGTGCTCAAATCTGCACGAAAGGGTGTTTATAACGAATACTCATTAAGGACGACGCCAAAGGAGATAGTCAACAAATATTTCGAAAAGAGCGACAAGGATTATAAAGTTAAGGCTGAAACGAAGCAGTTGGTTTCTTTTGGACAAATTAATCTGAGCGATAGAGTGCAGGTTAAAAGAGTCGAAAGATCTGAGATTGTTTTCTGTAGAAACGTCATAATTTACTTTGATGAACCTATGAAGAAAAAAGTTATTAATGCTTATTATGATAACTTGGTGCCCGGAGGCTTTTTGATAATAGGGCACTCAGAGTCTTTGCATAATATTACAAGGGCATTTAAGCCCGTGCATCATCCCGGTGCGATTATTTATCAGAAGTTGGAATAAATTGTCTGCATCACTAAGTACTGTTTATTGGGCGGACTTTTATGGAAAATGATATATCGGACATAGAGCTTACTGAGACTGTGAAGCATGCGAAAGTTATAGCCATTGCAAATCAAAAGGGAGGAGTCGGCAAAACAACCACAGCTTTGACACTTGGAGAAGCATTAACCCGCCTTAATAAAAAGGTGTTGGTTATAGATCTTGATCCTCATGCAAATGCTTCGGTTCATTTGTCTTTCTTTCCAGAAACAGTAACCATGACGGCTCATAATCTGTTTTTTGACGATGCGAATTATAAGACGATTTGGTTGCAAATAGTACAGAAGCGAGCCACCGTAGGATTTGATTTTGTTCCGGCCTGTATAAGGCTCTCTGAACTGGAAAATGATCTTAAGGATAGAAAGAATAAGGGGATGGTTTTATCTAATGCTCTTAGCGGGATAACCGATCAGTATGATTATGTACTGATTGATTGTCCTCCCCATGTCGGGGTGCTTCTGGTTAACGCTATTGTTGCATCGGATCTGGTCCTTATTCCGATTCAGACCGATTTTCTGGCTCTTTACGGGATAAGATTGCTGTTTGATACAATTAAGGTGCTGAATAAAGTGCTACCGAGTCCTGTCAAGTTCAAGGCTTTGCCTACAATGTATGACGGAAGGGCCGGAGCTTGCCGAAAAATTTTGAATCTTATCAGGCGAAAGCTGCAAGATAGGGTTTTTAGCACAGTGGTGCACATGGATACGAAATTTAGAGAGGCATGCGCCAGCGGGAAGGTCATCTATGCTATTGATGAGAAATCCCGAGGTGCTTTGGAATACATGCAACTGGCGAGAGAGATAATTAGAAATGAAGACGCCTGAAGAATATTTCGTAGAAAATGTAAATCTACCCGGTGAAGAAAAGCAGCAGGATAGCTATACTGATGCCGAATCTGCTTTCATGGATAAGTATCTTGGTCTTGGGAACCGTGAGGTTCTCGATGAACTGAAAAGAGTTGATCCTCGGAGAGATTCAAGTCTTCCCGGATTTATGCCCGCTCCTGAAATTAACGATTTCGGTGGGGAAGGGAGTGCTGAAGGTTTTGAAGAAAGTTTAAAAGAAACTGAAGAAGTCCAGCTAGTTAGTTTTGTTGTAGGCGAAAGAGAATACGCTTTACCTATAGTTGTGATTCAGGAAGTTGTTAAAAAAATTCCTATAACGCTTCTTCCTTCAGCTCCGAGTTATATGCAGGGAATTATTAATCTCAGGGGAAGAGTTACTCCTGTTTTGGATTTAAGAAATCTTCTGCATAAAGGCGTAGGCGTCTCTGATAAGTTCGTAGTTGTGTGCCGGCATAAAGGTCTTCAACTGGGTTTAGCCATTAGTGCCGTTAAGACAATGTATCGCGCGGAGAAACATCAACTTGTCTGGGGAGTGGAATCAGAGATTGGAGTAAGTGCTGAATTTCTGCTTGGACTTTACAAATCCGGAGACAAATTGGTCAGTATTCTTTCTGTCGATCGGCTTGTAGAACAAATTTTAAAGAGTGAAGGTGAAGGACATGCCTAAACATATTCTGATAGTGGACGATTCAAAGACTGTAAGGAATCTCGTGGCCTTCATTATGAAGAAGGAAGGTTTTAAGGTCAGCACTGCCGAAGATGGTTTGGACGGGCTTGAAAAACTTTACAGCCTTGAAAAAGTTGATCTCATTATTTCTGATGTTAATATGCCCAGAATGGATGGTTTCACTTATATTAAGACCGTTCGCGAGCAAGAAGCATATAAGGACATTCCTATTATTGTGCTTTCTACTGAAGGTCAGGAGAAGGATATTCAGACTGGATTAAATTTGGGAGCTAATTTATATATGGTTAAGCCAGCGCAACCCGAAAAAATGGTCAAGAATATTAAAATGTTATTAGGTTAGTGATTAGAATTTATTATTTCTTTTTTTAAGTTATTAGGTGATAAGAATGGTAATATTCGTGATCGGTCGCAGACGAACTTTTAATACAGGGGGCTCTAAATGAGCCAAGATTTCTTGGATCCTGAAATTTTTGCTGATTTCATTATTGAAGCAAAAGAACATCTCGAGACAATCGAGCCCAATTTGCTTGAGCTTGAAAATAATCCTGAAAATCTTGATATTCTTAATGAAATATTCAGACCTATGCACTCTCTCAAGGGAGCGTCAGGTTTTCTTGGGCTGAATATTATTAACGGGCTTGCTCATAGAGCAGAGAACGTTCTTGACGAACTCAGAAAAGGCGAAATTTCTGTTACTTCTGAGATTATGGATGTAATCCTAGCAGCTACTGACTCGTTACGGCAGCTTATTGATAACCTCAATGAACAAGGAACTGAAGGTGAGGTTGATACTTCAATTGTTATTGAACGTATCGAAGCAATTATGGCAGGTGAAACTCTTGCTGTAGTAGAGCCTGAGCCTGAGATTGAGCCAGAGCTGGAAATCGAAGAAAGTGAACCTGTTTTAGAATTGGAAGATGATTACGAAGAACCAGAATTGCCGGAGGTCGAAATGGTGCAGGAGCCTGCTATTCCCGAATCTTCTGACCGTAAGCAATCGTATCAATTTGTTGCTATAGTCAATCCAGATGAAGAACCATACAATCTTACTACTGTAGGAGATGGACATCTGGCTGATTTCCTTGAAGAAGCTCACGAAATAATTGAAAATCTCACAAGAGGTCTTCTTGAGCTTGAACAGGATCCCGAAGGCAATGATGATCTTATAAACGATATTTTTAGATATTTTCACAACCTGAAAGGAAACAGTGGGATTATCGGATTTCGTGAGCTTAATTCGTTAACTCATGAAGCTGAAACTTTACTTAATAAAGTTCGTAAAGGTGAGGTTAATGCTACTCACTATATGATCGATCTACTTCTTGCTGTTGTGGATGGCATTGAGTCGTTGATTGCTCATGTGACTCCTTCTACCGGAGAAGTTCAGCCGTTGGATATAGCTCAGCTTGTCGACCCTCTTCAGAATGCGGTTGAAAGCGGAGAAGTGCTTCCGGTTGAAAGAGCTGATTCTGAAGTTGAAGAAGCTTCGGGATTAGGGGCTGAGTCGAAATCTGATCAGGAACTGGAACCGGATCTGGCTCTTGAACCTGAAGCAGTAGAAGACGGTCTCGATCCTGAAGATATTTCAATTTTTGAGCAGACTGTTCATCAACAGCTGGATAATATTTCACTTGCTCTGACCACTTTAGGCGAGGATTCCGGCCTGAAGGACTATATTGATGCTCTTTTCCGTAGTCTTGTTTCAATACAAAATTCTGCCGGATATATGGGCTTTGATAATCTTAAAGAGTATGCCGAACGTACTGCCGGACTTGTAGATCAAGCCCGCTCAACTGATATGGATTTTGGTTTGATGCTGGACCTTTTGCAGCAGGAATGCGGAATTATCGAAGAGATGATTTTTGCAGCTGTGGCTGAACTTAAGGGAGAAGAAGATTCTTCCGAGTCAGCAACTAAACCTGAAGTTAAGCCAGAGTCTAAACCTGAGCCAAAAGCTAAGCCTGAGCCAAAAGCTAAACCTGAGCCAAAAGTTGAGCCTGAGCCAAAAGCTGAGCCTAAGCCAAAAGCTAAGCCTGAGCCAAAAGCTGAGCCTAAGCCAAAAACTGAGCCTAAGCCAAAAGCTAAGTCCGAGTCTAAGCCTGTAGCCAAGCCAGCACCAAAGCCTAAGTCGGCGCCAGTGGCTCCTTCTGCTGTGGGAGTTCCGGCTCAAAAAACGACTAAGCCGAAAGCTATGACTACTATTCGAGTTGACCATCAGAAGCTCGATCATTTGATGAATCTGATTGGTGAGCTTATTATCAGTCGCGGTCGATATACGATGCTCGCCCGAGGTCTTGAAGAGGGGCATCTGGAAGTTCCTATAGTCGCTCAGCAGTTAACGGAAACAACGTATGCACTGTCCAGAATTTCTGATGACCTTCAAGATACTATCATGAAGGTTCGCATGGTGGCCGTGCAGACTGTATTTTCAAGATTTCCACGATTGGTTCGTGACCTCAGCCGTAAGAGTAATAAGCGTGTTGAGCTGATCACTGAAGGTGAAGAGACTGAACTTGATAAGAGTGTTGTCGAGGAAATCGGCGATCCTTTGGTTCATTTAATTCGAAATTCGGTTGACCATGGCCTTGAGCCGGAAGAAGAGCGTATTGCCAGCGGAAAGACTCCTGAAGGTCATGTATGGCTGCGCGCGTACCATAAAGGTAACTCTGTCGCTATCGAGGTCGAGGATGACGGGCGCGGAATTGATCCTGAAAAAATGCGTAATGTCGCGATTAAGAAGGGTGTTATTTCTGCTGAAGAAGCACGAAACCTTGATGATCGCGAAGCAATTGAATTAATCTTTGCCCCTGGATTCTCTTCTGCGGAAAAGGTTACTGACATTTCAGGTCGAGGCGTTGGAATGGATGTTGTTAAGAATAATATCAAAGACCTTAAAGGTACTGTTCAGATTTCTTCGGAAGTCGGGAAAGGGTCTAAGTTTACTCTTACCCTGCCTTTGACCCTAGCTATTATTGATGCCTTGATGGTTCAGGTTAACGGTGCAAATTATGCGATTCCACTTGATGCCGTTTCTGAAACAACTAAGATTGAAGCTGAAAGGCTGACTGAAGTTAATAACCGTAAGGTTGTCACTCTGCGAGGAGAAGTTTTAGGTATTGCGGAACTCGCAGAACTTCTTGATCAACCCGTAAGTGATCCTGACAGAGAAGTGCTCCCTGTTGTTATTATTCATGACAATGTACGCAGGCTTGGTCTCGTAGTAGATAGACTGCTTGAACGGCAGGAAATCGTGATTAAACCTCTGGGCCGCTTTCTAAGCCGATTTAATCTTAGAGGTGTGTCAGGAGCAACTATCATGGGGGACGGAAGCGTAGTGCTTATCCTTGATCCTCATGAGATATACAGCATGGCAACTGTCAAAGGGTCTTTGCAATAAAATTAAGTTAAGTAATACAAAATAAAACTCCCGGTGAAAGAATTCTTTCACCGGGAGTTTTTTTGTTCAATTGAATATTTTTTTGAGATTGGAACAGAACATAAAAAAAGGTTCATCCAGTAAAACCGGATGAACCTTAATAATTCTTATTTTATATCTGTTTACATTGTCAGATAAAGATTCATGGCTCCGGCCATGACCGTTGCGTGAGCTATTATTGTAAAAAACGGTGCAAGAGTAAGTCCTATTTTATGACGCATCGGGGTAGCACTTTTCCATGTGACTATCCATATTGCACAACATAAAAGGGTAAGAACGGCTGATAATCCGAAACAAATAGCGGTAGTATTGTTTGCTAAGAGGAGTTCTTTTGTCGGTCCGCATAGGTAAATAATAATGAATGTGACGGCTGCGAGTTGCGCAAGAGTTGGGATCAAAGCCCATTTAGAAATGACGGGTAGAGAGAATTTATAGTAGTCTCGCCCGAAGTCGTCTTTATTGCGGCGTAGAACCAGATAAAGTCCGCCTATGGTTGCCGCGAAAGATAAGGACATGATTAAATACAGTCCGGCCAAATAAAGCCCGGCAAGACCGGGGAGGACTAAAAAGTGATTAATAAAAGGAAGGGTCGGAACGGTTGGGACAGGGGCTGCGGCCTGCTGCATGAAAAATACTTTCATGGTCATGGTCACTACATGGACAGTGGAAATTCCGCCGAGCGCGGCACATGTACCGAGCAGTATATGGGCAGGTTTGTTTTTTTTCATGGATTTCCATAACAATGTATATGGAAGAAGCATTGCCAGAGTAAAACCTACCGTTATATATACCATTATGAATGGTGATGACGGATTTATAAACCAGTCTGTAAGCCAGTCAAATTGACGGGTAAAGTAAGTTGCCGCTCCAGCTGCACAACCTAGAAAAAGTACGTACATAATCAGAGACATGGATGCTATCTGCTTAGCTAATTTGTCGTAAAAAATTTTATTTCTAGCTTTTGCAGTGATCTCTAAAATGACAGCCAGAATCGGTGCTCCGATGGCTGAAAGAGCTATAAAGTCCCCTAAAGCTTTGGGCAACAACTGGGATGTAAGTCTTAATGGTTCCATGAGAGTGTTCATATTTTCTTTATCCTTCAAAAAAATTGATGTCGTGTAACAGATAAATTCTTTTTTATGAAAAGCAAGCCCTAGAAAAAAAGTATAAAATCTTTTCTAAAAAGTTTATTGGTTATTAAATTTGAAAAAAATGTTAAATAAGAAGTAGATAAAACTTTTTATTTTAAAATAAAGTAGGTATTCATCAAATTTTATGACAATCGGCTTACCTTTTTTGTGAACTTTTGCCTTAAAAACTGGTCGGAAGCAAGGGTAAGAGTGCGGCCTTTCTGTAAAATCGGCGATCAGCTTGCCAAATTGCTGTAAGTCGCCTATTTTGAATCAGTTGAAATTTGAATTGAATATTCCTGTTTGCGAGCTTTATAATTATACGATCTGTTTGCGTTGTTTTTAAAATTCATCTGGAGAGACATTTGATGAAGTATTTCCATATTCTTGCAATATTTATATTGTCATTATCTATCAGTGGTTGTTTTGCTGCAAAACAGCCGGAGCAACCCGCTTGGGGTGCAAGTGAAGAATGGCGGTTAAAAAGTCTTGAAGAGAATTTTTTGAATTTTAAAGAAGGGTTACGCGAACAGAAGGATCATATAGATAAAAATCATGCTGAAACAATGACTGCGGTTGAAAAAATTCAGGAACGGCTTGGAGAGCTTGATAGCTCTATTGCTGAATTGAAAGAGGCTCAACTGCAAATGTCTGCTATGAAGGCAGAGCAGGCTCTTGTCCCTGTTCCTGTTGCGGTCGAAGAAGAAGTTGTTGTTGTCGGTGGCAGTGAAAGCAGTGAAGAAAAGCCTTGGATGAATGTTCCTGGTGAAAATGCAGAACATACGCAGACTCAGGGTGTGGCTTCATCCAGTAACGGGGCAGACCTTTATCAGGAGGGAGTTCGTCTTGTTATGAATGATAAGCCTCTGGAAGCTCGTGCCAAGCTTACTGAATTTTTAAAAAACAATTCTTCCGGCAAGCTCGCTCCTAATGCACTCTATTGGATAGGCGAAACTTATTATTCTGAAAAAAGTTTTGCTCAGTCTATTTTAAAATTTAAAGAAGTCAGCAGACGTTTTCCTAAAGCAAATAAAGTTCCTGATGCAATGCTGAAAATAGGTCTTGCTTACGATAAACTCGGTGATAAAGAAAATGCTGTTTTTTACCTGCGAACACTTGTTGATGAATATCCAAAATCCGATCCTGCTAAAATCGGTAACCGCAGACTCAATGAAATTGAGGGCTAATTGGCTAGCGGTGGCTCGCAGTTGAATATTAAAGAAGAATATTTTGCATGTCTTGCTTTACGGCATACTCCAGGACTGGGGCCTAAGTCATGGTCGCGCATTTTAAAGTCTTATCCCTCTGCTTACAGTGCATTAAAGGATGCCGCGAATTGGGCTGATTTAAATCTTTGCTCTGAAAATGTAGCCGATGCTGCTCATGCGGAAGTTTGGCGAAGCACTGCGGAAAAAGAATTTAAAGAGGTTATGCGGCTCAGCTTCGGAATCCTTCCATGGACTCATCCCGGATTTCCTTCTTCGTTAAAAGAAATTTCGGACCCTCCAACTTATCTGTATTATTATGGAGATCCATCTCTTCTTGCAAATCCGGGGGTTGCCATCGTCGGTTCCCGTAATAGCAGTCGATTGGGGCTGGAATATGCTCAAAAGATTTCAGGAGAGCTTTCTGCCGTCGGTATTACCGTCATCTCGGGCTTTGCCCGGGGGATAGATGCTTGCGCGCATCAAGAAGCTTTGAAAGGGATCGGTTCATCCATTGCTGTTTTAGGTACGGGGCTTGATATTGATGATTATCCGCAAAACAGCGCTAGTTTGAGGCGCAATCTTATTGAAAACGGTTTGATCGTATCTGAATTTTCACCGGGAACTCGTCCTTATAGTGGCAACTTTCCGTTTCGAAATCGTATTATAAGCGGGCTGAGTGCGGGGGTGCTTGTGGCTGAAGCTGATATTAAAAGCGGCAGTCTGATAACTGCAAGGCTCGCCGCTGAACAGGGGCGTGAAGTTATGGCTCTGCCGGGCCCTTTGGGTAGTAAAAATTATTCAGGGTGTCTTAAGCTTATAAAAGAAGGCGCAGCTCTTGTTGAAACTGTGGATGATGTTTTAATAACCATCGGGCATTCATTGGAAGCGAATTCTAAAAAAGAGTTTGTGCCTGTTTCTGAAATAAAAACTCCCCGTGCGGTCCACAGTTTTAATAAAAATACGAGTCAGGAAAATAATTCCGTAAAGCAATCTGAAAGTGTTAAGTTTGTTTTGGATATTGACGCACTGGACCCTCATGAACAGGAGATTGCGCGCACGCTTGATAGAGAAGGAAAACTTCATATTGACGAAGTCGCGCGTAAATCAGGCGTTGATGTAGCCTTAACAGGAGCGGTTTTACTTGGTATGGAAGTGAAGGGAATCGTTGTGCACTTTCCCGGCATGTACTATGATATAAAGCGTTGCTAAGGGCGGTCCGATATTTTGATATGACGGCTTAGCCTGCATTTTATTTGTTTTAATATGATTAGGAGATGTTCGACTGATGCAGAAAATTCCAGTGAAACTTGCGGAGCCGGGGATGAAACTGGCAAAACCCGTTGCTCGTGATAACGGGATGGTAGTACTTGCTGAAGGGCTTGAGCTTTCTGAAGGCATCATTAGCAGGCTTGTTAGTATGAATGTCGAGCGTATTGTTGTGCAGGGAAATCCTCTTGATCTCGGCGACGGAAGTGATTCTTCATGGGGAAAAAAATCTGAGCGTCTTGATCATCTTTTTAGAAGATATACTAATGATAAATGGATGTTTCGCGTAAAAGGCTTTTTCAGAGAATATTTCAATCTCAAGGCAGCCGCGCAAAAGGCTGAAGCTGAAGCTTATAAATTAGCCGAAGAACAGGCTGCGGCCTCCGCTCTTGAAGCTGACGAAGCTGAAAAAGTGGACGAAAGGGGAGAGGATTTTTAAATATGTCTGATCAGGATCTTAAAACAAGCGTAAAAGGACAGATTCTTTCCACTTCTGACCTGCCTACTCTACCCAGTGTTCTCGATGAAGTTACAAAACTTGTGGATGACCCGAATTCTTCCACAGAGCAGGTTGCCAAGGTTATTTCACAGGATCAGGTCTTATCTGCTAAAGTTTTGAAAATGGTTAACTCTCCTATTTACGGATTCCCCGGTCGTATTACAACAATTCAGCATGCTCTTGTTCTGCTTGGTTTGAATGTCATAAAAGGTATTATTATTTCAACTTCGGTTTTTGATATGATCCAGAAGGCCATGTCCGGTCTTTGGGAACATAGCCTTGGATGTGCCTTAGCTAGTGGTGCGATTGCAAAAGCTGCCGGTTTTGAAGATCCTGAAGAGTTCACTGTTGCAGGTCTGCTGCACGATTTAGGAAAAGTTGTAACCGCAGTTCAATTACCTGAACTTAATGAAGCAATCTGCATGACTGTGCGGGAAAAAAATCTTTGCTATTATGATGCAGAAAAAGTTGTGCTTGGTTTCGGGCATGACCGAATTAACGCATGGCTTGCGCGGCATTGGAATCTTCCTCCGAACGTCAGAGAGGCTATGACTTATCATCATCACCCTGACAGAGCTCAATTTTATCAGCAGACAGCAGCGGTTGTTCATGTCGGGGATTTTCTGGTTCGCCTTTTTGAATATGGTAACGGAGGAGATGATCAAATCTCTTACTTTAAACCGGCTGCCATGAAAATTTTGAAGCTTAAAATGAAAGATCTTGAACCTGTAATGGATGAGCTTTCAGAACAATTTGTGGAAATTTCAGGGCTTACATTCTAAAGTGAATAATTTTTCTAGTTTGATTCTCTATTTTCGTGATTTTAGATAATAAATTCTTGTTTTTGTGTATCGTTATGCAGTTGTGCTTTGACGAAGCGCATCAGTGGTGCTAATCGTAACTTCATGGACAAGAATAATAATCACGGTCTGTTGGGCCTGACTAAACATAAATGTATCCTGATTTCATCGGATAATAAGTTTAAAGAGTTGCTCAGAGACATCTGGTCCGAAGAAACTCTCGAGTTTATCTGCTATAGTCAGGCTCGGGGAGCCATTGAAGATATTTTCAATAACCCGCCTGATTTACTTATAGTTGATAACAGAGTCACCGATATTTCCGCATCAGAAGTTGCGCGACTTGTTAAAAGCGAAAATGTTTACCGGCAACTTCCTGTCATTATATGCCTTGATGAAAAGGACCTCTCAACCCCTTGGGACTGGAATGAAATCGAAGTTGATGATTTTATTGTACGTCCTTTCTTTAGACCCATTGTGCGGGAAAGAGTAAATTTAACTCTTTGCCGGGCCGTGCGTGCGCTGGATGCAAATCCGCTTTCTAAACTTCCCGGCAACACTTCTATTATTAATAAAATTCAGACTCTTATAGATAAAAACCAAGATT
Proteins encoded in this window:
- a CDS encoding GGDEF domain-containing response regulator, which codes for MDKNNNHGLLGLTKHKCILISSDNKFKELLRDIWSEETLEFICYSQARGAIEDIFNNPPDLLIVDNRVTDISASEVARLVKSENVYRQLPVIICLDEKDLSTPWDWNEIEVDDFIVRPFFRPIVRERVNLTLCRAVRALDANPLSKLPGNTSIINKIQTLIDKNQDFALAYCDLDYFKSFNDKYGFSRGDEVLSMTARIIVNTVRGFVGEQTFVGHVGGDDFVVITSPDIVEEACKRIIFSFDGIVPNFYDIEDRKRKTIVSTDRQGVVQTFPLMAISIAVVFNIDGKLKHFGEASAIAMGLKKKAKENPKSNYVLDRRTP